The segment tgaaaaaaatgtttctaaaagaaaagaaaaaaagaaatacacaaATCTTTCAGGCACTATTCTTACAAACACCAAACTggtatcaacaacaacaaacacttTGTTCATTTCATATCCTCGAGGACCTCGACCATGGGTGTTTAATCAGATGGAAAGAGTCCGAAATAATGAACAGCGTCTTGTACTCAATCAGTCATCATGATCATCCAGTGCTGAATAAATCATCCTGCCAACAAAAAAACAGACAGAAAGTGTTTTAGCTTGTCTTGATCTATATAATGAAGAAGGCTAAGAAAAGagatgttttttctttattacCAGAAGATAGTGAGAAAGAGGTTAAGGACTATGTAAGCAAGCTTGAACAGTCGTTTCTTCTTTTCCCAGTTAAGCAAATTGAATATCTCTGTCACATCTACCAAGTGTTGTCGCTTCGAGTAGCTGAACAAATTAGAGAAACCGAATGGGAATCATCACACCACGTTTTGATTGGagataaaaaaagagagagagagacttacaGTTGGAAGTTGTAGTAGAGATAAGGAAGGCATAGGAGTGCCATGAACCAGTGTCCTGTCAAGAGATAGAATACACATAGAACTCCTTGTACAATGAACTCCGGTAAAACCACGGAGTTTATCCTCGATGCAGAGTCGTAAGGGTTAATGTAATCAAATTCAAGATCCGCTAAGCAAACAAGCTGCAAAATTAAAAGAGTTTGATGCAGAGTCAGTGACTCCTCTGTGTTATTAATTTTAGCTTATCGATCTCAGTGACTCCTCTGAACTTAGTCTAAACTCAGAAACACACTACAGGATATACTCCATTAGGACGAGTCAATGCACTAATAACATGAAACCTAACATTCCAAAAGCTGAAACTTTCTCAATTACAATCATGTGGCAAAGCACAAAGCCTCTAACTTTAGGTTTGGTTTTTTCTAGAAATTGAGAATCGGATCGAATTAAAACCTGGTAGACGATGATTCCGACAAGAgcgatgaggaagaagaaggatatAAGCCATGCCCAAATATCTCCCATCTTCCTCCTTCCTTCTCCCTACGATCTAATTCCCCCTGgtgtttcttgttcttctccAACTTAACTTCGATTAGGACAACAAGTTAGTAGTGGGCGAGATTCGGTAGAGTTTGGCTTCGGTTACGAGATTCTGGTCGGAAACAAACAGGAGTAAGGCACGAGACTTCCGGTTCTGTTGTTTTCGCGATGATCCGGTTCGATTCTGGATTCGTAACTGATTTCCTTTTACTCGATCGAAATATACCGTTCCATGCCGGTTTGATATATCACTGGGCTTTTTATAAGCCCATGGGCCTGTAGAGCTCGGCCTAAACAAATCTTTAATAGTTTGTTTGCCTGCGAGTcgtttaactaatttttatgaAGAAGAAACATGGGGGGGGCAgctgttttttcttttagtagCAAAACAAGCTTCATATATATTccgtgtttttttttcctttgacaAATTATACATAGTCGGTGATTATACCCAGTTTACAAAATACCATAACTTTACTTCAACAGTTTTCAAATTACtaataatttagatatattCTTTTGCAAGGCTAGGGCTAGCCAAAACTATCCAAGTTCACTAAGTAGATAACTACTTACCATCGCCATCAGTATCTTAGTGACAATTATATAGCGTCTTACAATATGGTATATTTATTTCAGTTCTAAACACTATTTAGTGGAGTGGTTGAGAAATGAAAACTCTCATGCAAGCTTGCGAATCAAGCAAATTAGGTTGTCACATGATTAATGTCaatgaatttatttaaaatgagTTAGGTCTTTGTTTCATGAATGTCACTTCATTGAAAACGAAGATCCAGATTTCTTATTTCTGTCAGTAGTTACTTTCTGTGGTAAAAGTTACTCATTTAGTTAAAAGTTGCGATCCAGAGATATACTCATCTACCGATTTAAAATATCTCATTCCATGTAacaagtatatatttatatatctaagtcTACTATTACTACTAAACATTTACATTTCAAATctcattgtttatttttaagtaGGCTTTAGAAGTGTCTTCAGATCAAGTGTTTCACAGCATGATAATATAATacgaaataaattatattatgttttaatgcATTGATTTTGGGTGGTTGGTATCTAACAGACAAGATCATTCTTACAAATGTACTATCCATCTGTTAAGATTGGACTGATCTAAATTATATGCTAACAAAATTGAATTCTTCCTTCAATATCAGCAGAATATGTATGTTCAGAAGTTATAATTCATGGATCATTCACATACATATAAGCAGGCATGCATACATACATCAGAAAGTGGGAGACAGTTGTGACAAGTGGTTTAATACGACACTATATATTGACCAATTAAAACATGACTCCTACTAACCTCTACCTTTTACTTTAGTTATTGTTTTAGTTCTCTTCATTTTGATTTTGTATCTTACAATGTTTTTGTTTCAAACTTccaaataaataagattaagtTAGGCGTTATAACTAGAGATTATTTTTAACGAAATACTATCGCTTATTTTGGAGACAAGATGCCGCATGGGGCGCCagtattttgaataatttgagaTGAGAGAacatttaaatcaaattttatctAACTGGTTATCTTTGTCCAAGGAAAATAGTTGCCAAGATTTGTGATCAAGCGTGTTTACAGTGTTGAAACTGACAAAATGTTATGCGTGCAATTATATGTTGTTTGCGATAAATGTTGTGCTATCTTCGTTTGTGAACTTTTTTTTGCAGTGTTCTATATCGTCATATCCTTTACATGAAGTGTGATTTGTATTGGTATATGTTTCTACAATCCTTTTTACAAACAAGATACCAAAAAAGGTAAGAATGTATAGTGAACGATGACACACCACGAGTGTGATTTCTAATGAACATTGTTTTGAAGATTAAATAGTCGCAATGATATTTTGTGTTTGCTTATGTGTCTCTGTTTTctgtttgcaaaaaaaaaaaactggaaaaaATGTGAACGTTGTGAAGAGTACAAAGGGTGTTGTTACTCATGACTGAATATTCAAACGGCTAGCGACGGTCGCGACACTCATGATACTGAACATTCACACAAaatcaatgaaaaaaaataaaacaagcaACCAAATATTCTAGATTTCaacaaataaattatgttttagaaGAAGGAACCAAAATCATCAGTCAACGAAATGAAAAGCTCTAAAAGGATCCAGTCGAATTACAAAATTAAACTTGATtctctttgacaaaaaaaaaagacttgatTCTTTCAACTTtcaaacacaacaaaaaaaatcatttactaAGAACTGTCCATtggagtgatgaacaaaatGGTCAACACAGCATACTCTCTCCCCTTTAATGTTTTTTCATACCGTCTACCtagaaacaaaactaaattcCCACTGTACCCTCTTTACATGTCCAAAATCTGAACACATCCCACGTAGACAGGAAGACACAAATGGAAATCCCACTCACCAGTTTTATTTTGTAACGATATTAAACAAAGAAAGGCTCACGAGTCCTGTAATCTGCATGAGTAACTAAACTCTGTAAACTGAATTCATCTTTCACCTTCTTTTGTCAACAAAACCTTTATaatttcatgtatatatatagcttaGCTTCTGTGGTAAAATCTCATAATGTATTTTAgaaatagtagtataaaaaacaTGTACTATAGATTACGAAAAATCTAAAATGCATTAAATTAAGGTCCCAAATAGTTTCAgtagaaaagaaataaacaaaaaaaagtaaagagaCAAGAAAAGGTGAAAAACAACGTCCGAAACCCACATAGAAGCGCGTGAAAAAACGCTCCAATGATGGGGAAGTGAGAGAGTGTATGAGCCAATGTAACGCTTGGGTTCTCGTACGACGTGGGGACTCTGCTTTCACCTTGttcctttcaaaaaaaaaaaacgtccGCTCCACACGCGCGTGACTTTCATTCATCACTTGtctaaactcttcttcttcttctttctccactGTCTCTTTCTTCGaattcgcaaaaaaaaaaagagcgaTCAGTGAGTGACATTAGAAGGAAACTAGAGCAGTGAATTTCTCTTGATCCTCGGAAAAAATGGCTTGGGAGGACGACGAAGTTAACCGTCTTCCGGTGAATTTTCCCGGTTAAGTTAACTCGCACGTTTTTTACGAGGCAACAACATCTCCCGCTTAAACCCTTTTAAAGAcagaaacaagaaaacaaaacatcattCTCTCAAAAACCCACCTCGAAAGTTccgatcttttttttttgtttgggtctTTGCAATGTCGACGACGAACACTCCTCCCACGGCGGCGATCGATGGGCTAACAACCGACGAGGTAACGGCCAAAGCTTTGAACAAGAGATACGAAGGTTTGTTAACGGTGAGAACCAAAGCGGTGAAAGGCAAAGGCGCGTGGTACTGGGCACACCTCGAGCCGATCCTCGTGCGCAACACCGACACTAACCTCCCCAAAGCCGTGAAACTCCGCTGCTCCTTGTGCGACGCCGTTTTCTCCGCCTCTAACCCTTCTCGCACCGCCTCCGAGCACCTCAAGCGTGGCACGTGTCCCAActtcacctcctcctcctcggtCAAcccttctccttcctcttcctcgTCCTCCCCTTCTCGCCACCGGAAACGTAACTCCTCCGGCGCCGTCACCACCGCCGTTCCTTCTCGCCTCAACCCTCCTCAGGCCTCGTACCACGTGGCGCCGATAACCGTCGTGGATCCTTCGAGATTCTGCGGCGGAGAGTTGCAGTACTCtgctcctccgccgccgccgccgcatTTGATGCTCTCCGGCGGAAAAGACGATCTGGGTCCGTTGGCGATGCTTGAAGACAGCGTGAAGAAGCTCAAGAGTCCCAAACCTTCGCACACGCAGTCTCTCACGAGGTCGCAGATAGACTCGGCTCTCAGCTCTCTGTCCGACTGGGTCTTCGAATCTTGCGGCTCTGTTTCTCTGTCGGGTCTCGAGCATCCGAAGTTTCGAGCTTTCTTAACACAAGTCGGGTTACCGATCATCTCCAAGCGAGACTTCGCCACGACGAGACTCGACGTGAAGTACGAGGAGGCGAGGGCTGAGTCCGAATCGAGAATCCGAGACGCCATGTTCCTCCAAATCTCATCGGACGGGTGGAAGTCGGGAGAGGGAATAGTGAACCTGATCGTGAATTTACCAAACGGGACGAGTCTGTACAGAAGGGCGGTTCCGGTGAACGGAGCTGTGCCGTCGAACTACGCGGAGGAGGTCTTGTTGGAGACTGTGAAGGGTATTTGTGGAAATTTACCTCAGAGGTGTGTTGGGATAGTTTCTGATAAGTTTAAGACCAAAGCGCTGAGGAGTCTTGAGAGTCAGCATCAGTGGATGGTTAACCTGTCTTGTCAGTTCCAAGGGCTAAACAGTCTGATCAAAGACTTCCTAAAAGAGCTCCCTTTGTTTAAATCCGTCTCACAAAACTGTGTGAGACTCGCCGAGTTCATCAACAACACCGCGCAGATACGTAACGCGCACTGTAAGTATCAGCTTCAAGAACACGGCGAATCTATAATGCTTAGATTGCCGTTAACTTGTAGTAGTAGCAAGGCTTGTTTCTGGGAGCCGTTGTTTAATTTACTCGAGGATGTGTTGAGTTCCGCTAGAGCAATTCAGATGGTAATGCATGATGATGCGTGCAAGGCTG is part of the Raphanus sativus cultivar WK10039 chromosome 5, ASM80110v3, whole genome shotgun sequence genome and harbors:
- the LOC108859097 gene encoding protein cornichon homolog 4, with amino-acid sequence MGDIWAWLISFFFLIALVGIIVYQLVCLADLEFDYINPYDSASRINSVVLPEFIVQGVLCVFYLLTGHWFMALLCLPYLYYNFQLYSKRQHLVDVTEIFNLLNWEKKKRLFKLAYIVLNLFLTIFWMIYSALDDHDD
- the LOC108805065 gene encoding uncharacterized protein LOC108805065 — its product is MSTTNTPPTAAIDGLTTDEVTAKALNKRYEGLLTVRTKAVKGKGAWYWAHLEPILVRNTDTNLPKAVKLRCSLCDAVFSASNPSRTASEHLKRGTCPNFTSSSSVNPSPSSSSSSPSRHRKRNSSGAVTTAVPSRLNPPQASYHVAPITVVDPSRFCGGELQYSAPPPPPPHLMLSGGKDDLGPLAMLEDSVKKLKSPKPSHTQSLTRSQIDSALSSLSDWVFESCGSVSLSGLEHPKFRAFLTQVGLPIISKRDFATTRLDVKYEEARAESESRIRDAMFLQISSDGWKSGEGIVNLIVNLPNGTSLYRRAVPVNGAVPSNYAEEVLLETVKGICGNLPQRCVGIVSDKFKTKALRSLESQHQWMVNLSCQFQGLNSLIKDFLKELPLFKSVSQNCVRLAEFINNTAQIRNAHCKYQLQEHGESIMLRLPLTCSSSKACFWEPLFNLLEDVLSSARAIQMVMHDDACKAVLIEDHGAREVREMVGDQGFWNEVEAVHALIKLVKEMARRIEEEKLLVGQCLPLWDELRAKVKDWDSKFNVGEGLVEKLVERRFKKSYHPAWAAAFILDPLYLIRDSTGKYLPPFKCLSPEQEKDVDKLITRLVSREEAHIALMELMKWRTEGLDPMYARAVQMKERDPVSGKMRIANPQSSRLVWETYLSEFRSLGKVAVRLIFLHATACGFKCNSSLLKWVNSHGRSHAAIDRAQKLIFISANSKFERRDFSNEEDRDAELLAMANGDDNLLNDVLADTSSV